A window from Mangifera indica cultivar Alphonso chromosome 2, CATAS_Mindica_2.1, whole genome shotgun sequence encodes these proteins:
- the LOC123209289 gene encoding probable disease resistance protein At1g61190 isoform X2, which translates to MVDPVSTRNRINTIILVVVNTITQYQKPNKIYSMEIVTSSVSSISEIIFSRLFDAAGRQIGYLLNYNDNIEALRNQAQQLKATRDSMQLKIDAAERNRGIILPDVQTWISKVDDVSAEAEKFFEDEGNVNKMCFKGWCINVRSRYRFSKVAKQKITVITQLQEGGTFQAISQPALPPSSIIVPTVGFSGIFESRESIKNEIMEALKDDKVSIIGICGMGGVGKTTLVKQVGKQAEEEKLYDSVVFVVVSQTPNIMEIQKAIAYKLDLKSLSDIPESARASSLWQRIKQEKRILMILDDVWGEIELAEIGIPFGKDHGGCKIVLTSRSENVCDEMDCDKTYIVKTLSEQESWELFKEHVGMDVENSIRSSIAKDVVAECNGLPLAIVTIAKTLKNKNEHVWKDVARQLKMSAYTDIPGMQRSVISSLELSIKYLESDDAKSLFFFCSVFSEDFEIPIEVLVTYGVALRWFKNVETMKDVRHRVHAIEKIAREQLNEEEEKEEEEEKVNT; encoded by the exons ATGGTTGACCCTGTGAGCACGAGGAACCGCATTAACACAATAATTCTAGTGGTCGTTAACACAATAACACAATATCAAAAACCTAATAAAATTTACAGCATGGAAATTGTTACTTCATCTGTTAGTTCAATTTCTGAAATTATTTTCAGCCGCTTGTTCGATGCAGCAGGCCGCCAGATTGGCTACCTGCTTAACTACAATGACAACATCGAAGCATTACGAAATCAAGCTCAGCAACTCAAGGCTACCAGAGACAGCATGCAATTGAAAATTGATGCTGCTGAAAGAAACAGAGGAATTATCTTACCTGATGTCCAAACCTGGATATCTAAAGTTGATGATGTCTCTGCAGAAGCAGAAAAGTTTTTTGAAGATGAAGGCAACGTGAACAAGATGTGCTTCAAAGGGTGGTGCATTAATGTCCGATCACGTTACCGGTTCAGCAAGGTGGCAAAGCAGAAGATAACGGTGATCACTCAGCTCCAAGAAGGTGGAACATTTCAAGCTATATCTCAGCCTGCTCTTCCCCCTTCAAGCATTATCGTTCCAACTGTTGGATTTTCTGGAATTTTTGAATCCAGAGaatcaatcaagaatgaaattatggAGGCCTTGAAAGATGACAAGGTCAGCATAATTGGAATTTGTGGGATGGGGGGTGTGGGTAAAACCACTCTGGTGAAACAAGTTGGCAAACAAGCTGAGGAAGAGAAGTTGTATGATTCAGTAGTTTTTGTAGTTGTGTCTCAAACCCCAAATATCATGGAAATTCAAAAAGCAATTGCTTACAAGCTAGATCTGAAATCATTGTCGGATATTCCTGAATCAGCACGAGCAAGTTCCTTGTGGCAGAGAATTAAGCAGGAGAAACGAATTCTCATGATATTGGATGATGTTTGGGGAGAAATTGAATTGGCCGAGATTGGTATTCCTTTTGGGAAGGATCACGGAGGTTGTAAGATTGTGCTTACCTCTCGAAGTGAAAATGTGTGCGATGAAATGGATTGTGACAAAACATATATAGTCAAAACTTTATCAGAACAGGAATCGTGGGAGCTATTCAAGGAGCACGTTGGAATGGATGTTGAAAATTCTATCAGAAGCTCAATCGCAAAAGATGTAGTTGCTGAATGTAATGGCTTGCCACTTGCAATTGTGACAATAGCAAAgacattaaagaacaaaaatgagCATGTGTGGAAAGATGTAGCACGACAACTAAAAATGTCTGCTTATACAGATATCCCAGGGATGCAAAGAAGTGTGATTTCATCTTTAGAGTTGAGCATCAAATATCTAGAAAGCGATGATGCAAAATCATTGTTCTTCTTTTGTAGCGTGTTTTCAGAGGATTTTGAAATCCCAATTGAAGTTTTAGTTACATATGGAGTGGCTTTGAGGTGGTTCAAAAATGTTGAGACAATGAAGGATGTTAGGCACAGAGTTCACGCTATT GAGAAAATCGCAAGGGAACAACtaaatg aagaagaagaaaaagaagaagaagaagaaaaagtgaaCACCTAA
- the LOC123209289 gene encoding disease resistance protein UNI-like isoform X1: MVDPVSTRNRINTIILVVVNTITQYQKPNKIYSMEIVTSSVSSISEIIFSRLFDAAGRQIGYLLNYNDNIEALRNQAQQLKATRDSMQLKIDAAERNRGIILPDVQTWISKVDDVSAEAEKFFEDEGNVNKMCFKGWCINVRSRYRFSKVAKQKITVITQLQEGGTFQAISQPALPPSSIIVPTVGFSGIFESRESIKNEIMEALKDDKVSIIGICGMGGVGKTTLVKQVGKQAEEEKLYDSVVFVVVSQTPNIMEIQKAIAYKLDLKSLSDIPESARASSLWQRIKQEKRILMILDDVWGEIELAEIGIPFGKDHGGCKIVLTSRSENVCDEMDCDKTYIVKTLSEQESWELFKEHVGMDVENSIRSSIAKDVVAECNGLPLAIVTIAKTLKNKNEHVWKDVARQLKMSAYTDIPGMQRSVISSLELSIKYLESDDAKSLFFFCSVFSEDFEIPIEVLVTYGVALRWFKNVETMKDVRHRVHAIVSTLTSSFLLIYGKHRYNMEEYVKLHDVVRDVAHIIAPKYNQIFLVKAGTGLKKWPNRDTYEDLTCISLMSNDIKEVSDMMECPKLQSLLLQGNSKMVFPNNFFQGMKDLRVLDLSKTQLLPLPESLSLLANLRTLYLNGCELGDLSIIGQLSKLEIFSLNDSNVREIPISFSQLIHLRLLDLNGCEELARIAHGVISSLCKLEELYVLKSFEHWDSEGDEGGLRNNAKLAELQSLSRLTSLKIIIPNLNFLIDNDVPFKNLSNFAIIIGGVGRFEKVNFMIGSKEYSRKLLMSNDDKVMISGLINCLKNLVIEQTEYLEVGWCKSMVYVFDCEVLKVTYGKTKLLSSLKELYLKYLPNMTHIWKGETQYINLCNLKRIKLWMCPKLVKIFSQDLLQSLICLEEMEICSCDNLEEIFIMREEEEIIPPRKDLTTTSPSLGNLTSIYIFSCNKLKSLFTPSIVKSLVKLWKLKIYDCSALEEIVTNEEVSSSLAKKIVFPSLSELKLVQLSSIGCFSSSSYSIEFPVLEKLMIIKCPNMKIFGYGEQLTPKLNKVMMSSTRARWLGNLNSTVEQLFIEEQEKIAREQLNEEEEKEEEEEKVNT; the protein is encoded by the exons ATGGTTGACCCTGTGAGCACGAGGAACCGCATTAACACAATAATTCTAGTGGTCGTTAACACAATAACACAATATCAAAAACCTAATAAAATTTACAGCATGGAAATTGTTACTTCATCTGTTAGTTCAATTTCTGAAATTATTTTCAGCCGCTTGTTCGATGCAGCAGGCCGCCAGATTGGCTACCTGCTTAACTACAATGACAACATCGAAGCATTACGAAATCAAGCTCAGCAACTCAAGGCTACCAGAGACAGCATGCAATTGAAAATTGATGCTGCTGAAAGAAACAGAGGAATTATCTTACCTGATGTCCAAACCTGGATATCTAAAGTTGATGATGTCTCTGCAGAAGCAGAAAAGTTTTTTGAAGATGAAGGCAACGTGAACAAGATGTGCTTCAAAGGGTGGTGCATTAATGTCCGATCACGTTACCGGTTCAGCAAGGTGGCAAAGCAGAAGATAACGGTGATCACTCAGCTCCAAGAAGGTGGAACATTTCAAGCTATATCTCAGCCTGCTCTTCCCCCTTCAAGCATTATCGTTCCAACTGTTGGATTTTCTGGAATTTTTGAATCCAGAGaatcaatcaagaatgaaattatggAGGCCTTGAAAGATGACAAGGTCAGCATAATTGGAATTTGTGGGATGGGGGGTGTGGGTAAAACCACTCTGGTGAAACAAGTTGGCAAACAAGCTGAGGAAGAGAAGTTGTATGATTCAGTAGTTTTTGTAGTTGTGTCTCAAACCCCAAATATCATGGAAATTCAAAAAGCAATTGCTTACAAGCTAGATCTGAAATCATTGTCGGATATTCCTGAATCAGCACGAGCAAGTTCCTTGTGGCAGAGAATTAAGCAGGAGAAACGAATTCTCATGATATTGGATGATGTTTGGGGAGAAATTGAATTGGCCGAGATTGGTATTCCTTTTGGGAAGGATCACGGAGGTTGTAAGATTGTGCTTACCTCTCGAAGTGAAAATGTGTGCGATGAAATGGATTGTGACAAAACATATATAGTCAAAACTTTATCAGAACAGGAATCGTGGGAGCTATTCAAGGAGCACGTTGGAATGGATGTTGAAAATTCTATCAGAAGCTCAATCGCAAAAGATGTAGTTGCTGAATGTAATGGCTTGCCACTTGCAATTGTGACAATAGCAAAgacattaaagaacaaaaatgagCATGTGTGGAAAGATGTAGCACGACAACTAAAAATGTCTGCTTATACAGATATCCCAGGGATGCAAAGAAGTGTGATTTCATCTTTAGAGTTGAGCATCAAATATCTAGAAAGCGATGATGCAAAATCATTGTTCTTCTTTTGTAGCGTGTTTTCAGAGGATTTTGAAATCCCAATTGAAGTTTTAGTTACATATGGAGTGGCTTTGAGGTGGTTCAAAAATGTTGAGACAATGAAGGATGTTAGGCACAGAGTTCACGCTATTGTAAGTACgttgacctcttcttttctcttgatttatgGAAAACATCGGTACAATATGGAAGAGTATGTAAAATTGCATGATGTTGTACGTGATGTTGCACATATAATAGCACCTAAGTACAATCAAATATTCTTGGTCAAAGCTGGCACTGGTCTAAAAAAGTGGCCAAACAGAGATACATATGAAGATCTCACATGTATCTCATTAATGTCAAATGATATTAAAGAAGTGTCAGATATGATGGAATGCCCAAAGTTACAATCTTTACTGTTGCAGGGAAATTCTAAAATGGTTTTccctaacaatttttttcaaggCATGAAAGATCTTAGAGTTTTAGACTTGAGTAAAACTCAATTATTGCCACTACCAGAGTCACTTTCTTTGCTGGCAAATCTTAGAACATTGTATCTTAATGGTTGCGAGTTAGGCGACCTATCTATTATCGGGCAACTAAGTAAACTAGAAATTTTTAGCCTTAATGATTCTAATGTTAGGGAGATCCCAATATCTTTCAGTCAATTAATTCATTTGAGGTTATTAGATTTGAACGGTTGTGAAGAGCTTGCACGAATAGCACATGGTGTCATATCTTCTCTGTGTAAATTGGAGGAGTTGtatgttttaaaaagttttgagCATTGGGATTCTGAAGGAGATGAGGGGGGTTTGAGAAACAATGCAAAGCTTGCTGAGTTACAATCTTTGTCTAGATTGACTAGCTTGAAAATTATTATCCCAAACTTGAATTTCttaattgataatgatgtgccgttcaaaaacttatcaaacttTGCAATAATAATAGGTGGTGTAGGACGTTTTGAAAAGGTCAACTTCATGATTGGTTcaaaagaatattcaagaaaattgtTGATGTCAAATGATGATAAGGTTATGATTTCAGGATTGATTAATTGCCTAAAGAATTTGGTAATTGAACAAACGGAATATTTAGAAGTAGGCTGGTGTAAATCAATGGTATATGTATTTGATTGTGAAGTGCTTAAGGTGACATATGGAAAAACAAAGTTGCTTTCGTCATTAAAGGAACTATATTTGAAATATCTGCCAAACATGACACATATATGGAAAGGTGAAACTCAATACATAAACCTTTGCAACTTgaagagaataaaattatggatGTGCCCAAAGTTAGTTAAGATATTTTCACAAGATTTGTTGCAGAGTCTAATTTGTTTGGAAGAAATGGAGATATGTAGTTGTGACAATTTAGAGGAGATTTTCATAatgagagaagaagaggaaataaTACCACCAAGGAAAGATCTCACCACAACCTCCCCAAGTTTGGGAAACTTaacttctatatatatttttagttgcaataaattaaaaagcctCTTCACCCCCTCCATAGTCAAAAGCCTTGTGAAGCTCTGGaaacttaaaatatatgattgcTCAGCATTGGAAGAAATAGTCACAAATGAGGAAGTATCATCATCATTAGCAAAGAAGATTGTTTTTCCTAGTTTGTCCGAATTGAAGCTTGTACAGCTAAGTAGCATTGGTTGTTTTAGCTCAAGCTCATATTCTATTGAATTTCCTGTTTTGGAGAAACTTATGATAATAAAATGTCCAAATATGAAGATTTTTGGTTATGGAGAACAACTGACACCAAAGCTCAACAAAGTTATGATGAGTTCTACCAGAGCACGATGGTTGGGTAACCTGAACTCCACAGTTGAGCAATTGTTCATAGAAGAACAA GAGAAAATCGCAAGGGAACAACtaaatg aagaagaagaaaaagaagaagaagaagaaaaagtgaaCACCTAA